A genomic region of Gammaproteobacteria bacterium contains the following coding sequences:
- a CDS encoding twin transmembrane helix small protein has product MGIKFLLFIILLAIVISLGSALVQMLTDKGSSEKMMKSLMVRVLLSFFFIGLMFVLYKTGYIQPNSRPY; this is encoded by the coding sequence ATGGGAATCAAATTTTTATTGTTCATTATACTCCTCGCCATCGTCATTAGTCTGGGCTCTGCCCTGGTGCAAATGCTCACCGACAAAGGCAGCTCGGAAAAAATGATGAAATCACTCATGGTCCGGGTGTTGTTATCATTTTTCTTTATTGGGCTGATGTTCGTGTTGTACAAAACCGGATACATCCAGCCGAATAGCCGTCCGTATTAA
- a CDS encoding NAD-dependent malic enzyme — translation MNTNKTGYDVLKDAVLNKSSAFTHAEREALGIRGLLPYRVNTQENQIDRVLANLRRKSTDIDKYVFLLSLQMRAEKLFYRIVTENFNEIMPLIYTPTVGQACKEFAHIFRMPKGFYITPDDKGEIDKILDNWPDKDVQVIVVTDGQRILGLGDLGANGMGIPIGKLALYTACAGIDPQRCMPVMFDVGTNNEELLNDPIYLGYPHKRLSGDAYFELMDEFITAVKKKYPNVLVQFEDFQTENAYTLLDTYRDKILSFNDDIQGTAAVSLAGLYASTRISGLDFKDLRVMFLGAGSAATGIGDLIASALVEEGLSKEEAMQRLWFLDRGGLVVKERDDLAAHKKPFAHEHPRMNLMEAIADIKPHVLIGATGTPGTFTREVVELMCELNERPTIFALSNPTSRAECTAAEAYTWSDGKAIFASGSPFPAFEWKGKNYIPGQGNNAYIFPGVGLGAVACKATRIDDEIFLTAAKALASLIGEHHLETSTLYPNLQDIREVSLSIAVKVAEKLYEQGVTQEPRPDDLREFMRAQMYDTHY, via the coding sequence ATGAATACTAATAAAACCGGATACGACGTTCTTAAAGATGCCGTCCTGAATAAATCCTCGGCCTTCACACACGCCGAACGTGAAGCACTCGGAATTCGCGGGCTTTTGCCTTATCGAGTTAATACCCAGGAAAACCAGATCGACCGGGTTCTGGCAAATTTACGTCGCAAGTCAACCGACATTGATAAGTATGTTTTTTTGCTGTCGCTGCAAATGCGTGCTGAAAAACTCTTTTACCGGATTGTCACGGAAAATTTTAATGAAATAATGCCCTTGATATATACCCCGACTGTGGGACAGGCGTGTAAAGAGTTTGCCCACATTTTTCGTATGCCCAAGGGTTTTTATATAACCCCGGACGACAAAGGCGAGATTGATAAGATTCTGGATAACTGGCCAGACAAAGACGTGCAAGTGATCGTGGTAACCGACGGGCAACGCATTTTGGGTCTGGGAGACCTCGGTGCCAATGGCATGGGAATTCCCATTGGTAAACTCGCTTTGTACACCGCCTGCGCCGGGATCGACCCGCAGCGCTGCATGCCAGTCATGTTTGATGTTGGCACTAACAATGAAGAGCTTTTGAATGATCCGATCTATCTCGGCTATCCGCACAAACGCCTAAGCGGCGACGCCTATTTCGAGTTAATGGACGAATTTATCACTGCGGTGAAAAAGAAATACCCCAATGTACTGGTGCAATTCGAAGATTTTCAAACCGAGAACGCTTACACCTTGCTGGATACCTATCGTGACAAGATCCTTTCCTTTAATGACGATATCCAGGGTACTGCAGCGGTGTCTTTGGCGGGCTTGTATGCCTCGACTCGTATCAGTGGTCTGGATTTTAAAGACTTGCGCGTTATGTTCCTGGGTGCCGGGTCGGCAGCGACCGGGATTGGAGACTTGATCGCCAGCGCCCTGGTTGAAGAAGGTCTGTCTAAAGAAGAAGCCATGCAACGCTTATGGTTTTTGGACCGCGGTGGCCTGGTGGTCAAAGAACGCGATGACCTGGCGGCGCATAAGAAACCTTTTGCCCACGAACACCCGCGCATGAACCTGATGGAAGCCATCGCCGATATCAAACCGCATGTGTTGATTGGCGCGACCGGCACGCCGGGTACCTTTACCCGCGAAGTGGTGGAGTTGATGTGCGAGTTGAATGAACGCCCGACCATATTTGCCTTGTCCAACCCCACTTCGCGCGCTGAGTGTACCGCCGCAGAAGCCTATACCTGGAGCGACGGTAAAGCTATATTTGCGAGCGGCAGTCCGTTTCCGGCCTTTGAATGGAAAGGAAAGAATTACATCCCCGGTCAAGGGAATAATGCCTACATCTTCCCGGGCGTAGGCTTAGGCGCGGTTGCTTGTAAAGCCACCAGGATTGATGACGAAATCTTCTTAACTGCTGCCAAAGCATTGGCTAGCCTGATCGGCGAGCATCATCTTGAAACCTCAACGCTGTATCCAAACTTGCAAGACATTCGCGAAGTGTCTTTAAGTATCGCGGTGAAAGTGGCTGAGAAACTGTATGAGCAAGGCGTTACGCAAGAACCAAGGCCTGATGATTTACGCGAGTTTATGCGAGCACAAATGTACGATACGCATTATTGA